Proteins from a genomic interval of Kitasatospora herbaricolor:
- the hemC gene encoding hydroxymethylbilane synthase — translation MNGQPLTDQAAPLRLGTRRSALAMAQSGMVAREVTRVTGRPVELVEITTYGDVSREALAQIGGTGVFVSALRDALLEGRIDFAVHSLKDLPTAAPEGLVLAAVPEREDVRDALVSQEGLGLEELTEKLAGAGRETRIGTGSPRRAAQLNAWAAARGASVVTTPIRGNVDTRIGFVASGELDAVVLAAAGLNRLGRADEISRHLDPELMLPAPGQGALAIECTDADTALAAALAALDHAPTRVAVTAERALLAALEAGCSAPVGALATWHPQDGDGPPELQLEGVVGTVDGATLLKMSANGPLVLDETAEQQAQALGHALAARLLAAGASTLMGERAR, via the coding sequence ATGAATGGTCAACCGCTCACCGACCAGGCCGCGCCGCTGCGGCTCGGCACCCGCCGCAGCGCGCTGGCCATGGCGCAGTCGGGCATGGTCGCCCGCGAGGTGACCCGGGTCACCGGACGCCCCGTCGAACTGGTGGAGATCACCACGTACGGCGACGTCTCGCGCGAGGCCCTCGCGCAGATCGGCGGCACCGGCGTCTTCGTGTCCGCCCTGCGCGACGCCTTGCTGGAGGGCCGGATCGACTTCGCCGTGCACTCCCTCAAGGACCTTCCCACCGCCGCCCCCGAGGGACTGGTGCTGGCCGCCGTCCCCGAGCGCGAGGACGTCCGCGACGCCCTCGTCTCGCAGGAGGGCCTCGGCCTGGAGGAGCTGACGGAGAAGCTGGCCGGCGCCGGCCGCGAGACCCGGATCGGCACCGGCTCCCCGCGCCGCGCCGCGCAGCTGAACGCCTGGGCCGCCGCCCGCGGCGCCTCGGTCGTGACCACCCCCATACGCGGCAACGTCGACACCCGGATCGGCTTCGTCGCCTCCGGCGAGCTCGACGCGGTGGTCCTCGCCGCGGCCGGTCTCAACCGGCTCGGCCGGGCCGACGAGATCAGCCGGCACCTCGACCCCGAGCTGATGCTCCCGGCCCCCGGCCAGGGCGCCCTCGCCATCGAGTGCACCGACGCGGACACGGCGCTCGCCGCCGCGCTCGCCGCCCTGGACCACGCCCCCACCCGGGTCGCCGTGACCGCCGAGCGCGCCCTGCTGGCCGCCCTCGAAGCCGGTTGCTCCGCCCCGGTCGGCGCCCTCGCCACCTGGCATCCCCAGGACGGGGACGGCCCCCCAGAACTGCAGCTGGAAGGCGTGGTCGGCACCGTCGACGGCGCCACGCTGCTGAAGATGTCCGCCAATGGTCCGCTCGTCCTCGACGAGACGGCCGAGCAGCAGGCGCAGGCCCTCGGCCACGCCCTCGCCGCCCGGCTGCTCGCCGCGGGCGCGTCCACTCTGATGGGGGAGCGAGCCCGATGA
- a CDS encoding chaplin, with protein MRNLKKAAVLSIVAAGLVVGAAGGAAASSTAEGVAAGSPGVLSGNLIQVPVHVPLNVCGNTVNVIGLLNPAFGNSCANVG; from the coding sequence ATGCGTAACCTCAAGAAGGCTGCCGTCCTGTCCATCGTCGCGGCCGGCCTCGTGGTCGGTGCGGCCGGTGGCGCTGCCGCCAGCTCCACCGCCGAGGGCGTCGCCGCCGGCTCCCCCGGCGTGCTCTCCGGCAACCTGATCCAGGTCCCGGTCCACGTGCCGCTCAACGTCTGCGGCAACACCGTCAACGTGATCGGCCTGCTGAACCCGGCGTTCGGCAACAGCTGCGCCAACGTCGGCTGA
- a CDS encoding chaplin, which yields MRKLAHGVLGTAAAAALLLGGAATASAHPYGATAEGVAAGSPGVLSGNLIQVPVNIPVNLCGNTVDVIAALNPAFGNACANG from the coding sequence ATGCGCAAGCTCGCCCACGGCGTGCTCGGCACCGCGGCCGCCGCAGCCCTGCTGCTCGGCGGCGCCGCCACGGCCTCCGCCCACCCCTACGGTGCGACGGCCGAGGGCGTCGCGGCGGGGTCGCCCGGCGTGCTCTCCGGCAACCTGATCCAGGTGCCGGTGAACATCCCGGTCAACCTGTGCGGCAACACCGTCGACGTGATCGCCGCCCTGAACCCGGCCTTCGGCAACGCCTGCGCCAACGGCTGA
- a CDS encoding 3'-5' exonuclease, with protein MLPGRTPGPASASEGFAVVDVETTGRSPWRHRVVEVAVVLLDGRLRTEAEFSTLLDPLGPVGPTHVHRIAQADVAGAPRFREVAPHLLELLAGRVLVGHHVTCDRAFLDREFARIGVAWPAVPLLCTMRLARAHLPEAGGYGLAACAEAAGLGRYPAHTALGDARVTAELLRHCIHVRSCPPADWAEPLREAARVPWPRLARARSRADGEPVPSLRREAPYGPRPLGVQPPAVAREDSGAMGFPA; from the coding sequence ATGCTTCCCGGCCGAACCCCCGGGCCGGCGTCCGCCAGCGAGGGCTTCGCCGTGGTCGACGTGGAGACCACCGGGCGCAGTCCGTGGCGCCATCGCGTGGTCGAGGTCGCCGTGGTGCTGCTGGACGGCCGGCTGCGGACCGAGGCCGAGTTCTCCACCCTGCTCGACCCGCTGGGCCCGGTCGGCCCGACCCATGTGCACCGGATCGCCCAGGCCGACGTGGCCGGCGCCCCGCGCTTCCGCGAGGTCGCCCCGCACCTGCTGGAGCTGCTGGCCGGACGGGTCCTGGTCGGCCACCACGTGACCTGCGACCGCGCCTTCCTCGATCGTGAGTTCGCCCGGATCGGGGTGGCCTGGCCCGCCGTGCCGCTGCTCTGCACCATGCGCCTCGCCCGGGCCCACCTGCCGGAGGCGGGCGGCTACGGCCTGGCGGCCTGCGCCGAGGCGGCCGGGCTGGGCCGGTACCCGGCGCACACCGCGCTCGGCGACGCCCGGGTCACCGCCGAGCTGCTGCGGCACTGCATACACGTCCGTTCCTGCCCGCCGGCCGACTGGGCCGAGCCGCTGCGCGAGGCCGCGCGGGTGCCCTGGCCCAGGCTCGCGCGGGCGCGCTCCCGGGCGGACGGGGAGCCCGTCCCGTCGCTCCGGCGAGAGGCTCCGTACGGCCCCCGGCCACTCGGTGTGCAGCCCCCGGCGGTGGCGCGCGAGGACTCCGGTGCTATGGGATTCCCGGCGTGA
- a CDS encoding chaplin, with product MSIKKTAAVGAAVVGIIAAGAGSAMASSTAEGVAAGSPGVASGNNIAVPVHIPVNLCGNSIDVVGLLNPAFGNSCANVG from the coding sequence ATGAGCATCAAGAAGACCGCCGCAGTTGGCGCCGCCGTGGTAGGCATCATTGCGGCCGGTGCCGGCAGCGCGATGGCCAGCTCCACCGCGGAGGGCGTCGCCGCCGGCTCCCCGGGTGTCGCCTCCGGCAACAACATCGCCGTCCCGGTGCACATCCCGGTCAACCTCTGCGGCAACTCCATCGACGTCGTCGGCCTGCTGAACCCGGCCTTCGGCAACAGCTGCGCCAACGTCGGCTGA
- a CDS encoding glutamyl-tRNA reductase — MSLLVVGLSHRTAPVGVLERAALTGDVPTRLLHDAAATATVAEAALLNTCNRIELYADVDKFHAGVAELSLLLAHHSGVDLEELTSHLYVHYEDRAVHHLFSVACGLDSMVVGEGQILGQLRDALARAQEEHTAGRDLNELFQQALRVGKRAHSETGIDKAGQSLVTFGLEQIAAGAGAIAGKRALVVGAGSMSSLAAATLLRSGVSELLIANRTPERAERLVANLGGGNVRTVDLAKVPEALADVDLVISCTGAAGVVIGAADVAAAVAARAGATPLAFLDLAMPRDVDHAVHELPGALLVDLESLSHAHAATPGAGDVDAVSGIVADEVAAFGAAQRAARIAPTVVALRAMASEVVLAELGRLDSRLPDLDERSRAEITQTVRRVVDKLLHAPTVRVKQLAAEPGGASYADALRELFDLDPAAVHAVSGPPVGAQSTAQVGPQAQGPQTNRPQNPGPARPANGSLTGEAAR, encoded by the coding sequence ATGAGTCTGCTCGTCGTAGGGCTGAGCCACCGCACGGCCCCCGTCGGGGTGCTGGAGCGCGCCGCGCTGACCGGTGACGTCCCGACCCGGCTGCTGCACGACGCCGCCGCCACGGCGACCGTCGCCGAGGCCGCGCTGCTCAACACCTGCAACCGGATCGAGCTGTACGCGGACGTGGACAAGTTCCACGCCGGCGTCGCCGAGCTGTCCCTCCTGCTCGCCCACCACAGTGGCGTCGACCTGGAGGAACTCACCTCGCACCTCTACGTCCACTACGAGGACCGGGCCGTCCACCACCTCTTCTCGGTGGCCTGCGGCCTGGACTCGATGGTCGTCGGCGAGGGCCAGATCCTCGGCCAGCTCCGCGACGCGCTCGCGCGCGCGCAGGAGGAGCACACCGCCGGACGCGACCTCAACGAGCTGTTCCAGCAGGCCCTGCGGGTCGGCAAGCGGGCGCACAGCGAGACCGGGATCGACAAGGCCGGCCAGTCGCTGGTCACCTTCGGCCTGGAGCAGATCGCCGCGGGCGCCGGGGCGATCGCCGGCAAGCGGGCCCTGGTGGTCGGCGCGGGCTCGATGAGCTCGCTGGCCGCCGCCACGCTGCTGCGCAGCGGGGTGAGCGAACTGTTGATCGCCAACCGCACGCCCGAGCGGGCCGAGCGGCTGGTCGCCAACCTCGGCGGCGGCAACGTCCGCACCGTCGACCTGGCCAAGGTGCCCGAGGCGCTGGCCGACGTCGACCTGGTGATCTCCTGCACCGGCGCGGCCGGCGTGGTGATCGGGGCCGCGGACGTCGCGGCCGCGGTCGCGGCCCGGGCCGGCGCAACGCCGCTGGCCTTCCTCGACCTCGCCATGCCGCGGGACGTCGACCACGCCGTGCACGAGCTGCCCGGCGCCCTGCTGGTCGACCTGGAGAGCCTCTCGCACGCCCACGCCGCCACCCCCGGCGCGGGCGACGTGGACGCCGTCAGCGGCATCGTCGCCGACGAGGTGGCCGCGTTCGGCGCCGCCCAGCGCGCCGCCCGGATCGCCCCGACCGTCGTCGCGCTGCGCGCGATGGCCTCCGAGGTGGTGCTCGCCGAGCTCGGCCGGCTGGACTCCCGGCTGCCCGACCTGGACGAGCGCTCCCGCGCCGAGATCACCCAGACCGTCCGCCGCGTCGTCGACAAGCTGCTGCACGCGCCCACCGTGCGGGTGAAGCAGCTCGCCGCCGAACCCGGCGGCGCCTCCTACGCGGACGCCCTGCGCGAGCTGTTCGACCTCGACCCGGCGGCCGTGCACGCGGTCTCCGGTCCGCCGGTCGGCGCCCAGAGCACCGCGCAGGTGGGCCCGCAGGCCCAGGGCCCGCAGACCAACCGTCCGCAGAACCCGGGCCCGGCCCGGCCCGCCAACGGCAGCCTCACGGGCGAGGCCGCCAGATGA
- a CDS encoding rodlet layer protein gives MLQKTFATAGLVTAALAMAAGPASAIGDADGAAASLQGNGGTNNTGTWGDHSPNFHFLDNPNICLPEIHNIAVGVLGVAVPVEVPIANSGGKQYCTQGQGTQSKGDSGVSHLVG, from the coding sequence ATGCTCCAGAAGACTTTCGCCACCGCCGGCCTGGTCACGGCCGCACTGGCCATGGCCGCCGGCCCCGCCTCCGCCATCGGTGACGCGGACGGCGCCGCCGCCTCGCTCCAGGGCAACGGCGGTACCAACAACACCGGCACGTGGGGCGACCACAGCCCGAACTTCCACTTCCTGGACAACCCGAACATCTGCCTCCCCGAGATCCACAACATCGCTGTGGGCGTCCTCGGTGTGGCGGTGCCGGTCGAGGTCCCGATCGCCAACAGCGGTGGCAAGCAGTACTGCACCCAGGGCCAGGGCACCCAGTCCAAGGGTGACTCCGGGGTCTCGCACCTCGTCGGCTGA
- a CDS encoding redox-sensing transcriptional repressor Rex — protein sequence MAIGRSPQSSSQTPDQGAARRPSRARGIPEATVARLPLYLRALTALSERSVPTVSSEELAAAAGVNSAKLRKDFSYLGSYGTRGVGYDVEYLVYQISRELGLTQDWPVVIVGIGNLGHALANYGGFASRGFRVAALLDADPAVVGSSAAGLPVRHMDELEEIVETQAVSIGVITTPPGAAQQVCDRLVEAGVTSILNFAPTVLTVPDGVDVRKVDLSIELQILAFHEQRKAGEEPDRGESVLDRAPGPVRAAAAKLRRAAGASAKRTDAKAEAEPVKGGPGQGPEGDLSAVMPA from the coding sequence GTGGCAATCGGCCGATCACCACAGAGCAGTTCGCAGACGCCCGACCAGGGCGCCGCGCGCCGACCCTCGCGTGCCCGGGGAATCCCGGAGGCGACAGTCGCCCGCCTCCCGCTGTACCTGCGGGCGCTGACCGCGCTCTCCGAGCGCTCGGTGCCCACGGTCTCCTCCGAGGAGCTGGCGGCCGCCGCGGGCGTGAACTCCGCGAAGCTGCGCAAGGACTTCTCCTACCTCGGCTCGTACGGCACCCGCGGTGTCGGCTACGACGTCGAGTACCTCGTCTACCAGATCTCCCGCGAGCTCGGCCTGACCCAGGACTGGCCCGTGGTGATCGTCGGCATCGGGAACCTCGGCCACGCGCTCGCCAACTACGGCGGCTTCGCGTCCCGCGGCTTCCGGGTGGCGGCCCTGCTGGACGCCGACCCGGCCGTGGTCGGCAGCAGCGCGGCCGGCCTGCCGGTGCGCCACATGGACGAGCTGGAGGAGATCGTGGAGACGCAGGCCGTCTCCATCGGCGTCATCACCACCCCGCCCGGCGCCGCCCAGCAGGTCTGCGACCGGCTGGTCGAGGCTGGCGTCACCAGCATCCTCAACTTCGCGCCCACCGTGCTGACCGTCCCGGACGGCGTGGACGTGCGCAAGGTCGATCTGTCCATAGAGCTTCAGATCCTGGCCTTCCACGAGCAGCGCAAGGCCGGCGAGGAGCCCGACCGGGGCGAGTCCGTGCTGGACCGCGCCCCCGGTCCGGTCCGGGCCGCGGCCGCCAAGCTGCGCCGGGCCGCCGGCGCGAGCGCCAAGCGGACCGACGCCAAGGCCGAGGCCGAGCCGGTCAAGGGCGGCCCCGGCCAGGGCCCCGAGGGCGACCTCTCCGCGGTGATGCCGGCATGA
- the hemB gene encoding porphobilinogen synthase produces the protein MSAEFPYVRPRRLRSTPAMRRLVAQTRLHPAELILPLFVREGVSEPVPISSMPGVVQHTRDTLRAAAVEAAGSGLGGVMLFGVPEVQDAVGSEGTNPDGILQQAIRDVVSEVGDSLVVMSDLCLDEYTDHGHCGVLAADGSVDNDATLARYAEMAVVQADAGVHLVGPSGMMDGQIAVVRRALDEAGHLDTGILAYTAKYASAFYGPFREAVGSSLKGDRKSYQQDPANARESLRELEQDLAEGADMVMVKPAMAYLDVLRQIADASPVPVSAYQVSGEYSMIEAAAANGWIDRERTILETLTSIRRAGAEQILTYWAVEAAAMLR, from the coding sequence GTGTCCGCCGAATTCCCGTACGTACGCCCGCGTCGCCTGCGCTCCACCCCGGCGATGCGCCGGCTGGTCGCGCAGACCCGGCTCCACCCGGCCGAGCTGATCCTGCCGCTGTTCGTCCGGGAGGGCGTCAGCGAGCCGGTGCCGATCTCCTCCATGCCGGGCGTGGTCCAGCACACCCGCGACACCCTGCGCGCGGCCGCCGTGGAGGCGGCCGGGTCGGGGCTCGGCGGCGTGATGCTCTTCGGCGTGCCCGAGGTCCAGGACGCGGTCGGCAGCGAGGGCACCAACCCGGACGGCATCCTGCAGCAGGCCATCCGCGACGTGGTGTCCGAGGTCGGCGACTCGCTCGTGGTGATGTCCGACCTGTGCCTGGACGAGTACACCGACCACGGCCACTGCGGCGTGCTGGCGGCCGACGGCAGCGTGGACAACGACGCGACGCTGGCCCGGTACGCGGAGATGGCCGTGGTGCAGGCCGACGCGGGCGTCCACCTGGTCGGCCCGTCCGGCATGATGGACGGCCAGATCGCGGTGGTCCGCCGGGCGCTGGACGAGGCCGGCCACCTGGACACCGGCATCCTCGCCTACACCGCGAAGTACGCCTCCGCCTTCTACGGCCCCTTCCGCGAGGCCGTCGGCTCGTCCCTCAAGGGGGACCGCAAGAGCTACCAGCAGGATCCGGCGAACGCCCGCGAGTCGCTCCGCGAGCTGGAGCAGGACCTCGCCGAGGGCGCCGACATGGTGATGGTGAAGCCGGCCATGGCGTACCTGGACGTGCTGCGCCAGATCGCCGACGCCTCGCCGGTGCCGGTCTCCGCGTACCAGGTCTCCGGCGAGTACTCGATGATCGAGGCCGCCGCCGCCAACGGCTGGATCGACCGGGAGCGCACCATCCTGGAGACGCTCACCTCGATCCGCCGGGCCGGGGCCGAGCAGATCCTGACGTACTGGGCGGTCGAGGCCGCCGCGATGCTGCGCTGA
- a CDS encoding rodlet layer protein, whose protein sequence is MIKKTLAAAGLAVAAIAMSAGSASAIADSDGSAVSVQGDGGTNATGTHGDHSPNFHTLDNPNICLPEVHNIAVAVVGVAVPVEVPILNSTPKQICNVGQNTQSSGDAGVSHLIG, encoded by the coding sequence ATGATCAAGAAGACCCTTGCCGCCGCCGGCCTCGCCGTCGCCGCGATCGCCATGTCGGCCGGTTCCGCCTCCGCCATCGCCGACTCCGACGGCTCGGCCGTCTCCGTCCAGGGCGACGGTGGCACCAACGCCACCGGCACCCACGGCGACCACAGCCCGAACTTCCACACCCTGGACAACCCGAACATCTGCCTGCCGGAGGTCCACAACATCGCCGTCGCCGTCGTCGGTGTCGCGGTGCCGGTCGAGGTGCCGATCCTCAACAGCACCCCGAAGCAGATCTGCAACGTCGGCCAGAACACCCAGTCCTCGGGCGACGCGGGTGTCTCGCACCTGATCGGCTGA
- a CDS encoding HAD family hydrolase, producing the protein MAVLRRLTQARRTPTERTALAGEAAAEAAEAALRATPAPLPDIPAGPSGTPAAGTARTRAVPAGAEAQTAAETDTGVETDRTDGAPGTDEAHGTDAAPTKRPAKAPRPPAENHTPDPDDPRAAAFFDCDNTILRGAAIFYLGIGLYRRRFFTRRDVARFGWQQAWFRLHGTEDPGHMADAQHTALGLVAGKRTADLEEICEQIFEEVIAEKIWPGTRALVQMHLDAGQRVWLVTAAPQEVARIIARRLGMTGALGTVAEATDGYYTGRLVGELLHGPAKAAAVRSLARRERLDLDRCAAYSDSANDIPMLSLVGHPYVVNPDGALRRHARAMGWRVRDFRTGRKAARVGIPAAAALGVVAGATAAGVAVHRRRTA; encoded by the coding sequence ATGGCCGTGCTGCGAAGGCTCACCCAGGCGAGGCGTACCCCCACCGAGCGGACCGCGCTGGCGGGCGAGGCCGCCGCCGAGGCGGCGGAGGCCGCCCTGCGCGCGACGCCGGCGCCCCTGCCGGACATCCCCGCCGGCCCCTCCGGCACCCCCGCGGCCGGCACCGCCCGGACCCGGGCGGTCCCCGCGGGCGCCGAGGCGCAGACGGCTGCCGAGACGGACACGGGCGTCGAGACGGACAGGACCGACGGGGCGCCCGGGACGGACGAGGCGCACGGGACGGACGCGGCGCCCACCAAGAGGCCCGCCAAGGCGCCCAGGCCGCCGGCCGAGAACCACACGCCGGACCCGGACGACCCGCGCGCCGCCGCCTTCTTCGACTGCGACAACACCATCCTGCGCGGCGCGGCGATCTTCTACCTGGGGATCGGCCTCTACCGCCGGCGGTTCTTCACCCGGCGCGACGTGGCCCGCTTCGGCTGGCAGCAGGCCTGGTTCCGGCTGCACGGCACCGAGGACCCGGGCCACATGGCCGACGCCCAGCACACCGCGCTCGGGCTGGTGGCCGGCAAGCGGACCGCCGACCTGGAGGAGATCTGCGAGCAGATCTTCGAGGAGGTCATCGCCGAGAAGATCTGGCCGGGGACCCGGGCCCTGGTCCAGATGCACCTGGACGCCGGCCAGCGGGTCTGGCTGGTCACCGCCGCCCCGCAGGAGGTGGCCCGGATCATCGCCCGCCGGCTCGGCATGACCGGCGCCCTCGGCACGGTGGCCGAGGCCACCGACGGCTACTACACCGGCCGGCTGGTCGGGGAGCTGCTGCACGGCCCGGCGAAGGCGGCCGCCGTCCGCTCGCTGGCCCGCCGCGAGCGGCTCGACCTCGACCGCTGCGCCGCGTACAGCGACTCGGCGAACGACATCCCGATGCTCTCGCTGGTCGGCCACCCGTACGTGGTGAACCCGGACGGCGCGCTGCGCCGGCACGCCCGGGCGATGGGCTGGCGGGTGCGCGACTTCCGGACCGGCCGCAAGGCCGCCCGGGTGGGCATCCCGGCCGCAGCCGCGCTCGGCGTGGTCGCCGGGGCCACCGCGGCCGGCGTCGCCGTGCACCGCCGCCGTACCGCCTGA
- a CDS encoding chaplin codes for MQNVKKAVVLTAAAAGMVLAGAGAAAASSTAEGVAAGSPGVLSGNLIQVPVHVPVNLCGNSVNVIGALNPAFGNSCANVEVPQQQTPPVVEEDC; via the coding sequence ATGCAGAACGTGAAGAAGGCCGTCGTCCTCACCGCTGCCGCAGCCGGCATGGTGCTGGCCGGCGCGGGTGCCGCTGCCGCCAGCTCCACCGCCGAGGGCGTCGCCGCCGGCTCCCCCGGCGTGCTCTCCGGCAACCTGATCCAGGTCCCGGTCCACGTTCCGGTGAACCTCTGCGGCAACTCCGTCAACGTGATCGGGGCCCTCAACCCGGCGTTCGGCAACAGCTGCGCCAACGTCGAGGTCCCGCAGCAGCAGACGCCCCCCGTCGTCGAGGAAGACTGCTGA
- a CDS encoding glutaredoxin family protein, giving the protein MGRVSPLLRRDKNSNPADRTVTLVGKPGCHLCDDAREVIVRVTGETGAAFEEKDITQDEELYRKYWEQIPVTLIDGRQHDFWRVDERRLRAALGA; this is encoded by the coding sequence ATGGGCCGGGTGAGCCCACTGCTGCGACGCGACAAGAACTCGAACCCGGCCGACCGCACCGTGACCCTGGTCGGCAAGCCGGGCTGCCACCTCTGCGACGACGCCCGCGAGGTGATCGTCCGGGTGACCGGCGAGACCGGTGCCGCCTTCGAGGAGAAGGACATCACCCAGGACGAGGAGCTGTACCGCAAGTACTGGGAGCAGATCCCGGTGACCCTGATCGACGGCCGCCAGCACGACTTCTGGCGGGTCGACGAGCGCCGGCTGCGGGCGGCCCTGGGCGCCTGA
- a CDS encoding uroporphyrinogen-III synthase, with the protein MSPTAATDTPLPGESPFPAGSAPSGRCTFLGAGPGDPGLLTLRAVEVLASADILVADPLTAAAVRSHCPAGVQVHTPAAPGAEDQDGTFDLPRLVAEAVRAGKHVVRTVDGDPGLDGFAAEEMLSCARSAIPFEVIPGVAQSVGVPAYAGVPLRGSNGTDVRFVDGAALLAGGPVDLGAPETTLVVRTTLGQLPATANALVANGRKPDSAFCATLSGTTTRQRSFTATLATIAADLKAARVLPSPVSAPVDTATSVIAVVGEQVAHRSSHSWFETKPLFGWNVLVPRTKEQATGLSDQLRSYGAVPQEVPTIAVEPPRTPQQMERAIKGLVTGRYEWIAFTSVNAVRAVREKFEEYGLDARAFAGIKVAAVGETTAQALVDFGVKPDLVPSGEQSAAGLLEDWPPYDPVFDPIDRVLLPRADIATETLVAGLVELGWEVDDVTAYRTVRASPPPAETREAIKGGGFDAVLFTSSSTVRNLVGIAGKPHNVTVIACIGPATAKTAEEHGLRVDVMAPAPSAAALAQALADFGARRRDTATAAGEPVYRPSERRPGSRRKAR; encoded by the coding sequence ATGAGCCCCACCGCTGCCACCGACACCCCCCTCCCGGGCGAGAGCCCGTTCCCGGCCGGGTCCGCTCCTTCGGGGCGTTGCACCTTCCTGGGCGCGGGCCCCGGGGACCCGGGACTGCTGACCCTGCGCGCCGTCGAGGTGCTGGCCTCGGCCGACATCCTGGTCGCCGACCCGCTGACCGCCGCCGCGGTCCGCAGCCACTGTCCGGCCGGTGTGCAGGTGCACACCCCCGCGGCGCCGGGCGCCGAGGACCAGGACGGCACCTTCGACCTGCCCCGGCTCGTGGCCGAGGCCGTCCGGGCCGGCAAGCACGTGGTCCGCACGGTCGACGGCGATCCGGGCCTGGACGGCTTCGCGGCCGAGGAGATGCTCTCCTGCGCCCGCTCGGCGATCCCGTTCGAGGTGATCCCGGGCGTGGCCCAGTCCGTCGGCGTGCCCGCCTACGCGGGTGTGCCGCTGCGCGGCAGCAACGGCACCGACGTCCGCTTCGTGGACGGCGCCGCCCTGCTGGCCGGCGGCCCGGTCGACCTCGGCGCGCCGGAGACCACCCTGGTGGTGCGCACCACGCTCGGTCAGCTGCCCGCCACCGCCAACGCGCTGGTGGCCAACGGCCGCAAGCCGGACTCCGCGTTCTGCGCGACGCTGTCCGGCACCACCACCCGCCAGCGCAGCTTCACGGCCACGCTGGCGACCATCGCCGCCGACCTGAAGGCCGCCCGGGTGCTGCCCTCGCCGGTCTCGGCGCCGGTCGACACCGCGACCTCGGTGATAGCCGTGGTCGGGGAGCAGGTCGCGCACCGCTCCTCGCACTCCTGGTTCGAGACCAAGCCGCTGTTCGGCTGGAACGTCCTGGTGCCGCGGACCAAGGAGCAGGCCACCGGCCTCTCCGACCAGCTGCGCTCGTACGGCGCGGTGCCGCAGGAGGTGCCCACCATCGCGGTGGAGCCGCCGCGCACCCCGCAGCAGATGGAGCGGGCGATCAAGGGCCTGGTGACCGGCCGCTACGAGTGGATCGCGTTCACCTCGGTCAACGCGGTGCGCGCGGTGCGCGAGAAGTTCGAGGAGTACGGGCTGGACGCCCGGGCCTTCGCCGGCATCAAGGTGGCGGCGGTCGGCGAGACCACCGCGCAGGCGCTGGTCGACTTCGGCGTGAAGCCCGACCTGGTGCCCTCCGGCGAGCAGTCCGCCGCCGGGCTGCTGGAGGACTGGCCGCCGTACGACCCGGTCTTCGACCCGATCGACCGGGTGCTGCTGCCCCGTGCCGACATCGCCACCGAGACCCTGGTGGCGGGCCTGGTCGAGCTGGGCTGGGAGGTCGACGACGTGACCGCCTACCGCACGGTGCGCGCCTCGCCGCCGCCGGCCGAGACCCGCGAGGCGATCAAGGGCGGCGGTTTCGACGCGGTGCTCTTCACCTCGTCCTCGACCGTGCGCAACCTGGTCGGCATCGCCGGCAAGCCGCACAACGTGACCGTGATCGCCTGCATCGGCCCGGCCACCGCGAAGACCGCCGAGGAGCACGGCCTGCGGGTCGACGTGATGGCCCCCGCGCCGTCCGCCGCCGCGCTGGCCCAGGCCCTGGCGGACTTCGGCGCCCGCCGCCGGGACACCGCCACGGCGGCCGGCGAGCCGGTCTACCGGCCCAGCGAGCGCCGCCCGGGCTCGCGCCGCAAGGCCCGCTGA